In one window of Candidatus Sulfuricurvum sp. RIFRC-1 DNA:
- a CDS encoding TolC family protein, translated as MVGKTLTASIAALVFISGCSTISQKEAFESVNQLTSEQGGKNLQWIKTPQEAASVDESVKALLSKPLTQENAVRIMLINNRALQQTYENIGIAQSELVEAGLMRNPLLGYSIGRSNGVTTSTLSVEVAFLDLLWIPLRRELGHLALEETTLSVGDTVLRSARDAKKSYIDARLAEEKGALNRSILKSHEASLQLAVRQYTAGNLSKRDMLKVQESYERERIESIKLARDNAAAREALNKILGLYGSQTHYTLSTEPLTRMEPAVSESGLEKRAIVNRLDMRSAIKSVDYAALQAGYSENTRLLDELELSVESEKTTGEKRFNTFGIKLPIPLFDFGQARVSKTQAVYNQNVHRLYETAVNIRSEVREGYAHLRYTFDIARSYDEVVVKNNQQILEETQLFYNGMLDGIYELLEDQRRLGEVKMEALDALGDYQKAQADLEYTIGGKL; from the coding sequence ATGGTAGGCAAAACACTCACAGCATCGATAGCGGCATTGGTCTTTATTTCGGGATGTTCTACCATTTCCCAAAAAGAAGCGTTCGAGTCGGTGAATCAGCTCACAAGTGAGCAGGGGGGCAAAAATCTTCAATGGATCAAAACACCTCAAGAAGCAGCAAGTGTCGATGAGAGTGTAAAAGCACTTCTTTCAAAGCCGTTGACACAGGAAAATGCGGTTCGTATCATGCTGATTAATAACCGCGCATTACAGCAAACCTACGAAAATATCGGTATCGCTCAGAGCGAGTTGGTGGAAGCAGGGCTTATGCGCAATCCTCTTTTGGGCTACAGTATCGGACGCAGTAACGGGGTAACTACCTCGACTCTGAGTGTAGAGGTAGCCTTTTTAGACCTTCTTTGGATCCCTCTGCGGCGTGAACTAGGACACTTAGCCCTCGAAGAGACTACTCTCAGTGTCGGAGACACCGTGTTGCGCAGTGCTAGAGATGCAAAGAAGAGCTACATTGATGCCCGTTTAGCTGAAGAAAAAGGTGCGCTCAATCGTTCGATTCTCAAATCCCATGAAGCTTCACTCCAGCTTGCGGTTCGTCAATATACGGCAGGTAATCTTTCCAAACGGGATATGCTCAAAGTTCAAGAGAGCTATGAGCGTGAGCGTATCGAATCGATCAAGCTCGCTCGTGACAATGCGGCAGCACGCGAAGCCTTAAATAAGATTCTCGGGCTTTATGGTTCGCAAACCCATTATACATTGAGTACAGAACCACTAACGCGTATGGAGCCTGCCGTTTCAGAATCGGGATTGGAAAAACGTGCCATCGTCAATCGTCTCGATATGCGCAGTGCGATAAAATCGGTCGATTATGCCGCACTGCAGGCGGGATACAGTGAAAATACACGCCTCCTCGATGAGCTGGAACTCTCCGTAGAGAGTGAAAAAACAACGGGTGAAAAACGGTTTAATACCTTTGGAATAAAACTTCCCATCCCGCTTTTTGATTTTGGACAAGCTCGGGTGAGTAAGACGCAGGCGGTCTACAATCAAAATGTCCATCGCCTGTATGAAACAGCCGTTAATATCCGCTCAGAAGTGCGTGAGGGGTATGCACACCTTCGATATACATTTGATATAGCGCGCTCATACGATGAGGTGGTTGTGAAGAATAATCAGCAGATTTTAGAAGAGACACAGCTTTTCTATAACGGTATGCTGGACGGTATTTACGAGCTGCTCGAAGATCAACGGCGCTTAGGTGAGGTAAAAATGGAAGCGCTCGATGCGTTGGGAGATTACCAAAAAGCACAAGCCGATTTGGAATATACGATAGGGGGAAAACTCTAA
- a CDS encoding copper-binding protein, whose translation MKSKIISAFVCMSLGAGTAVSAMGDEHHNHASASTVSEQTIHASGTIKQISQNHETLRIFHDPIPELKWPSMNMQFEVVNPELTHSVEVGDRVNFEFVQKEGKYIIVKMAK comes from the coding sequence ATGAAGAGCAAAATTATAAGTGCATTCGTGTGTATGTCATTGGGGGCAGGGACTGCCGTATCTGCAATGGGAGATGAACATCATAATCACGCTTCCGCATCAACGGTGAGTGAACAAACGATTCATGCGAGCGGGACAATAAAGCAGATTTCCCAAAATCATGAAACTCTCCGTATCTTTCACGATCCGATTCCAGAACTGAAATGGCCTTCGATGAACATGCAATTCGAGGTTGTCAATCCTGAACTGACCCATTCAGTAGAAGTGGGTGATCGTGTGAATTTTGAGTTTGTTCAAAAAGAGGGGAAATATATTATTGTAAAGATGGCTAAATGA
- a CDS encoding tetratricopeptide repeat protein, producing the protein MIKLFVVVYFLICVNISAGEIQLLSAVKKDTPIANAEVIFQKSGETSIKTYSNAQGKVFYNRFSGMESSDTMMLIKKPGFSTLVAKCPCDGLTYALSPNMQNLDGLRVVLTWGQYPADLDSHLSYPGNHIFFGSQVGVQANLDVDDTDSFGPETITVDQKQVGKKYIYAVHNYSDNSNPNSSGLSNSGATVNVYIGQTLVRTYRAMPHKVGNIWIVFGINENGVFQDINSYIGTSNNSEGVKNILGGMVNMGDFHVSNSISSVDLSQSEALNLQGEQQYHKGNLEDSMYLFQDAINVSPNYAQAYSNLGLTYQKLGREAESLWANRKAIELASGSSKNTVQASSYYNIAKIYESRSQWRDALKNYQYALAKKEHNAYRQGIARMQAKLR; encoded by the coding sequence ATGATTAAATTATTCGTAGTTGTATATTTTCTTATTTGTGTAAATATTTCGGCAGGTGAGATTCAATTGTTATCAGCTGTCAAGAAAGATACTCCCATTGCTAATGCAGAAGTAATTTTCCAAAAATCAGGGGAAACTTCTATTAAAACGTATTCTAATGCTCAGGGAAAAGTTTTTTATAACAGATTCAGCGGTATGGAGTCATCCGATACAATGATGTTGATCAAAAAGCCTGGTTTTTCTACATTAGTGGCTAAATGTCCATGTGATGGTTTAACATACGCATTAAGTCCGAATATGCAAAACTTGGATGGGCTTCGTGTAGTTTTGACATGGGGGCAATATCCGGCTGATTTGGATTCACATTTGTCCTATCCGGGAAATCACATCTTTTTTGGATCTCAAGTAGGTGTTCAAGCAAATCTTGATGTAGATGATACAGACAGTTTTGGTCCTGAAACGATTACAGTTGATCAGAAACAAGTCGGTAAAAAATATATTTATGCTGTCCACAATTATTCAGATAACTCTAACCCAAATTCGAGTGGATTGAGTAACTCAGGCGCTACTGTTAATGTTTATATTGGTCAAACATTGGTTCGTACCTATCGTGCAATGCCGCATAAGGTTGGAAATATTTGGATTGTCTTTGGAATCAATGAAAATGGAGTGTTCCAAGATATTAACAGCTATATCGGGACATCAAATAATTCAGAGGGTGTTAAAAATATATTGGGTGGAATGGTTAATATGGGAGACTTTCATGTCTCAAATAGTATTTCCAGTGTAGATTTATCTCAATCTGAAGCGTTAAATTTACAAGGTGAACAACAATATCATAAAGGTAATTTAGAAGATTCAATGTATTTATTTCAAGATGCGATCAATGTATCCCCTAATTATGCTCAAGCGTACAGTAATTTGGGGTTGACTTATCAAAAATTAGGACGAGAAGCAGAATCATTATGGGCAAATCGAAAAGCAATTGAATTGGCTAGTGGAAGTAGCAAAAATACGGTACAGGCAAGTTCATACTACAACATTGCCAAAATTTATGAAAGCCGATCTCAATGGCGAGACGCATTGAAGAATTATCAATATGCACTCGCCAAAAAAGAGCATAATGCTTATCGTCAAGGGATCGCTCGAATGCAGGCAAAATTACGATAA
- a CDS encoding polysaccharide deacetylase family protein: protein MQFLIFILFFSVVSHAYGPEKIATFDRMLWPYPIHSKNSFDDASRHEIISYIRQINSINLSDTSSIQEFTSIKNINSASVTKWQSFTQNNLLKNFKQAQKSCSDKKDLCQNVNTWQELSTLSTQYKPKQFLVPWYNASQTFFSYYLYEQVRLAALFPRITSEIHTLDEREIQGFEYADGQFLLTFDDGPKYSQTPLVTDQLRKLNINGIFFVLGENLEGALKAHGVNDLKQLYDGMCVGSHGYVHTPHPKLENWSELYDKTRSLITENQLQGTQKKYLWFRPPYGQRQQALVDRLGNLGDRVMLWNIDSQDWNQKLTTKQVKDRTITLMLLHRKGIILFHDVHPKAVGVIKDLDTFHRDHISTWINCKEIEK, encoded by the coding sequence ATGCAATTTTTAATATTTATTTTATTCTTTTCGGTTGTTAGCCATGCTTATGGTCCAGAGAAAATAGCCACTTTTGATAGAATGCTTTGGCCATACCCCATTCATTCAAAAAATTCATTTGATGATGCTTCGCGGCATGAAATCATCAGCTACATTCGTCAAATCAATAGTATCAACCTTTCCGATACATCATCTATCCAAGAATTTACTTCCATCAAGAACATCAATTCCGCCTCCGTTACAAAATGGCAATCGTTTACCCAAAATAATTTACTTAAAAACTTCAAACAAGCTCAAAAAAGTTGCAGTGACAAAAAAGATTTATGCCAAAATGTTAATACTTGGCAAGAGTTATCAACACTATCCACACAATACAAACCGAAACAATTTCTCGTGCCTTGGTATAACGCCTCTCAAACATTTTTCTCTTATTATCTTTATGAACAAGTTCGATTGGCGGCTTTGTTTCCTCGGATTACCTCCGAAATTCACACACTTGATGAGAGAGAAATACAAGGGTTCGAGTATGCGGATGGACAATTTCTCCTAACCTTTGATGATGGTCCGAAATATTCGCAAACACCACTTGTAACCGACCAATTACGTAAACTAAATATCAACGGAATATTTTTTGTATTGGGAGAAAATTTAGAAGGGGCGCTAAAAGCGCATGGAGTTAATGACCTTAAACAACTTTACGATGGTATGTGTGTCGGTTCTCACGGCTACGTACATACACCTCATCCAAAGCTCGAAAATTGGTCTGAACTGTACGATAAAACACGTAGCCTAATTACCGAAAATCAGCTCCAAGGAACTCAAAAAAAATATTTGTGGTTTAGACCGCCCTACGGTCAGCGACAGCAAGCATTAGTAGATAGGCTCGGAAATTTAGGAGATAGAGTCATGTTATGGAATATCGATTCTCAAGATTGGAACCAAAAACTAACGACCAAACAGGTGAAAGACCGGACAATCACACTCATGCTTTTACATCGCAAAGGAATTATTTTGTTTCATGATGTTCATCCTAAAGCCGTCGGGGTTATCAAAGATTTAGATACTTTTCATCGTGATCATATTAGCACATGGATAAACTGTAAAGAGATAGAGAAATAA
- a CDS encoding nucleotidyltransferase domain-containing protein, which yields MNTQDEIVNFLHNNRKLLLEKYHVTKIGLFGSFARNEQRENSDVDLLVELEEGTQNIHDLKDSLKQFLSLSFDRSVDIAREKYLKPYAREQILKDTLYV from the coding sequence ATGAACACACAAGATGAGATCGTCAATTTTTTGCACAACAATCGTAAACTTCTCTTAGAAAAATATCATGTCACAAAAATCGGTTTGTTCGGCTCATTCGCCCGTAATGAACAACGAGAAAACAGTGATGTTGATCTATTGGTAGAGCTTGAAGAAGGGACGCAAAATATACACGATTTAAAAGATTCTTTGAAACAATTTCTCTCTCTCTCATTTGATCGCAGTGTCGATATAGCTCGCGAAAAATATCTAAAACCGTATGCGAGAGAGCAAATTTTAAAAGATACCCTGTATGTCTAA
- a CDS encoding HepT-like ribonuclease domain-containing protein has product MSNNITFNLNALIESIEKIKLYSQDFDNADTFYHDQKSFDASMMQFVVIGEIISRLDENFKTSHSEIPWQKIKDFRNIIAHDYFGIDADEIWDIINNKLLPLKNDIKKLLSNGSDI; this is encoded by the coding sequence ATGTCTAACAATATCACTTTTAATCTGAATGCACTTATCGAATCTATCGAAAAGATCAAGTTGTACTCACAAGATTTTGACAATGCAGATACATTCTATCATGATCAAAAAAGTTTTGATGCTTCAATGATGCAATTCGTCGTAATAGGCGAAATCATTTCTCGTTTGGATGAAAATTTCAAAACCTCTCATTCAGAAATACCTTGGCAAAAAATAAAAGATTTTAGAAATATTATCGCCCATGATTATTTCGGTATTGACGCGGATGAGATTTGGGATATTATCAATAACAAGCTTCTGCCTTTAAAAAATGATATAAAAAAACTCCTCTCTAACGGCTCGGATATTTAA
- a CDS encoding HyaD/HybD family hydrogenase maturation endopeptidase, protein MSIVVLGVGNVLEEDDGVGIYACAYLNANYTFTPEIEIINGGVEGINLLNLFLENDRIIILDTINLDDEAGSIYNIPSYELSGYGLNSGGAHEVGVMQCLDMIELMGHPLPESNVIGIIPKSITFEMGLSTALKDRFDAYINTVINYLKTINIDAVPKETMKSLIEIIEEFKYPSR, encoded by the coding sequence ATGTCGATTGTCGTATTGGGTGTCGGAAATGTACTCGAAGAGGATGATGGTGTCGGTATTTACGCGTGCGCCTATCTGAATGCCAATTATACATTCACCCCTGAAATAGAGATCATCAACGGGGGGGTTGAGGGGATCAACCTGCTCAATCTCTTTTTGGAGAATGACCGCATCATTATCCTCGATACGATCAACCTCGATGATGAGGCGGGGAGTATCTATAATATCCCCTCTTACGAACTCAGCGGCTACGGCTTGAACAGCGGCGGAGCGCATGAAGTAGGGGTGATGCAGTGTTTGGATATGATCGAGCTGATGGGACATCCGTTACCGGAATCGAACGTTATCGGGATTATCCCCAAAAGCATCACGTTTGAGATGGGTTTGAGTACTGCGTTGAAAGATCGATTTGATGCATATATAAATACAGTTATTAACTATCTAAAAACTATTAATATCGATGCGGTACCTAAAGAGACGATGAAGAGCTTAATCGAGATTATCGAGGAGTTTAAATATCCGAGCCGTTAG
- a CDS encoding hydrogenase maturation protease produces MNAKIALIGSGNAFFMDEGIGLYAGKYLKENFTYEPALDIVDGGTLGFLLMPLLQEYEYVIIANTSSDDSKAIGTIEVMSGDELIANQGIKKTANEVEITEMLQICSMAHHCAQTTMISIVPEDIISVSVDVTPALRAHWENYIEMIVSELAKCGITATLKSDVMSLDEIIEQFANPSIEHGKGF; encoded by the coding sequence ATGAACGCTAAGATTGCACTAATCGGTTCGGGAAACGCATTTTTTATGGATGAAGGGATCGGGCTTTACGCGGGAAAATATCTCAAAGAGAATTTTACGTATGAGCCTGCATTGGATATCGTTGATGGCGGAACACTTGGATTTTTACTCATGCCGCTGCTTCAGGAGTATGAATACGTCATAATCGCTAACACCAGTTCCGATGACTCTAAGGCGATTGGGACGATTGAGGTGATGAGCGGCGATGAGCTTATCGCCAATCAGGGGATTAAAAAAACGGCGAACGAAGTAGAGATTACCGAGATGCTCCAAATCTGTTCGATGGCACATCACTGTGCACAAACCACGATGATCAGTATTGTTCCCGAAGATATTATCAGCGTCAGTGTCGATGTGACCCCCGCTTTGCGTGCACATTGGGAGAACTATATCGAGATGATTGTATCGGAACTCGCCAAATGTGGTATCACTGCGACCCTAAAAAGCGATGTGATGAGTTTGGATGAGATCATCGAGCAGTTTGCCAACCCGAGTATCGAACATGGTAAAGGTTTCTGA
- the hypF gene encoding carbamoyltransferase HypF — MISCKITIKGIVQGVGFRPFVYREACRYGIRGFVCNTPEGVVIEAHGELCEPFINALRENLPERARIDSMVIEPCDFLEYSDFEIRESTLGFGSIAIPLDTALCPACQAEMDNPSDRRYRYPFINCTDCGPRYTIIQTPPYDRVRTSMKHFTMCPDCEAEYTDPASRRYHAEPISCPQCGPELKFLDNKGNEMAGDPIDLAVQMLKAGKIIALKGLGGFHLMCDATSESAVSELRLRKHRKAKPLAVMFGSIEQLETYAQINETEKSYITGAIKPIVIAGAVQGTNLSKQIAPLIDRLGVFLPYTPLHRLIFEQIDCPLVATSANISDEPIMIRSSEIINRMSHVVDGILDHDRTIINALDDAVIQFAEGHVVMLRMGRGFAPHTFPCTHPIEKGILALGAHQKSAIALGVKENMVLSGHIGDLGSVEADGYFERTVQTFKRFYESEPQLLVHDLHPQYASSVYVQEQKTEHYGIGHHYAHILACMAEYALEEKVLGFAYDGTGYGEDGSLWGGEVIVADAYAYERIGHLKPFALLGGDKAIKEPRRIALSLLFESFTLDEVLTLKSPTVEAFLPHEIRTLHHMWVKNINAPRSSSMGRLFDAVASLGGFIQNLDYEGQGGMMMESFVDDSIMEPFAFEVQNRVIDLSPMVKEIITLGAENQTVVASRFIATVEAIMGYYADHYPELPMVVGGGVFQNRVLMSRLYRRFGRGRFYAQQQTPINDGSIALGQLYYALHNSRSP, encoded by the coding sequence ATGATCAGTTGTAAAATTACGATCAAAGGGATAGTTCAGGGGGTTGGATTTCGCCCCTTTGTCTACCGTGAAGCGTGCCGTTACGGGATTAGAGGATTTGTCTGCAATACCCCTGAGGGGGTGGTGATCGAGGCACATGGCGAGCTGTGTGAGCCCTTTATCAACGCATTGCGAGAAAATCTTCCGGAGCGTGCTCGTATCGATTCTATGGTGATTGAGCCGTGCGACTTTTTGGAGTATAGCGATTTTGAGATTCGAGAGAGTACTCTGGGATTTGGCTCTATTGCTATCCCTCTGGATACGGCGCTTTGTCCTGCGTGTCAAGCAGAAATGGATAACCCAAGTGATCGCCGTTACCGATACCCGTTTATCAATTGCACCGATTGCGGTCCTCGGTATACCATTATCCAAACTCCCCCTTATGACCGTGTCCGTACCTCGATGAAACATTTTACGATGTGTCCTGACTGTGAGGCCGAATACACCGATCCCGCTTCCCGCCGCTACCATGCCGAACCCATTTCATGTCCACAGTGCGGCCCGGAATTGAAATTCCTTGATAATAAAGGAAATGAGATGGCGGGAGACCCAATCGATCTGGCCGTACAAATGCTCAAAGCGGGAAAAATCATCGCCCTGAAAGGGTTGGGGGGATTTCATCTGATGTGCGATGCCACCTCGGAGAGTGCCGTCAGCGAACTGCGACTGCGCAAACACCGTAAAGCTAAACCCCTCGCGGTAATGTTCGGCTCAATTGAACAGCTTGAAACATACGCTCAGATCAATGAAACAGAAAAAAGCTATATCACGGGAGCAATCAAGCCGATTGTGATCGCGGGTGCGGTGCAAGGGACAAATCTCTCAAAACAGATTGCCCCTTTGATTGACCGATTGGGGGTTTTTCTCCCGTATACGCCACTGCATCGTCTTATATTTGAGCAAATCGATTGCCCTCTTGTTGCGACGAGTGCCAACATCAGCGATGAACCGATTATGATCCGAAGCTCTGAAATTATTAACCGGATGAGTCATGTGGTGGACGGTATTCTCGATCATGACCGTACCATAATCAATGCTCTCGATGATGCGGTGATTCAATTTGCCGAGGGTCATGTCGTAATGTTACGGATGGGGCGGGGATTTGCTCCCCATACGTTCCCTTGTACCCACCCAATAGAGAAAGGGATTTTAGCCCTTGGTGCTCATCAAAAAAGTGCTATTGCTCTGGGGGTAAAAGAGAATATGGTACTTAGCGGACATATCGGCGATTTGGGAAGTGTTGAAGCCGATGGCTATTTTGAGCGGACGGTACAAACATTTAAACGGTTTTATGAAAGTGAGCCACAGCTTTTGGTCCACGATCTGCATCCGCAGTACGCCTCGAGCGTGTACGTACAGGAACAGAAAACAGAGCACTACGGAATTGGGCACCATTACGCTCATATTTTAGCGTGTATGGCGGAATACGCTTTAGAGGAAAAAGTGCTCGGTTTCGCGTATGACGGTACGGGATACGGAGAGGACGGAAGTCTTTGGGGAGGTGAGGTGATTGTTGCAGATGCTTACGCTTATGAGCGGATCGGACATTTAAAACCGTTTGCTCTGCTGGGAGGGGATAAGGCGATCAAAGAGCCGCGACGGATTGCGTTGTCTCTGTTGTTTGAGAGTTTCACTCTCGATGAGGTACTGACTCTCAAATCACCGACCGTTGAAGCATTCTTACCGCATGAAATCCGAACCCTTCACCATATGTGGGTTAAAAATATCAATGCTCCCCGCAGTTCATCGATGGGGCGGCTTTTTGATGCGGTAGCCTCGTTGGGGGGATTTATCCAGAATCTTGATTACGAGGGGCAGGGGGGGATGATGATGGAGTCGTTTGTGGATGATTCCATTATGGAACCATTCGCATTTGAGGTTCAAAACAGAGTGATCGATCTTTCTCCTATGGTTAAGGAGATCATAACACTCGGTGCGGAGAATCAAACGGTCGTTGCCAGCCGTTTTATCGCTACGGTAGAGGCGATAATGGGTTATTATGCTGATCACTATCCTGAATTGCCGATGGTTGTCGGTGGCGGTGTGTTTCAAAACCGAGTGTTGATGAGCCGATTGTACCGACGTTTCGGAAGAGGACGATTTTACGCTCAACAGCAAACGCCGATCAATGACGGATCGATTGCACTGGGACAGTTATACTATGCTTTGCATAATTCCCGTTCACCCTGA
- a CDS encoding cytochrome b/b6 domain-containing protein — protein sequence MKQQGYTQVKRMTPIMRIMHWVNVICLVGSIATGLYIGHPYYQTLIADGAVDKYVMAWNRYGHFIIAIIFDVTSVAIAYLYFFSRFEKAYKKVIPNAKNILEFKNVLINLITLNRKNEFNSAHADSFNTVYFTVFHLLLIWMLLTGLQLYVHGLGSGTSSIGAWWPWILHASTDWTLYVTGGSKMDVRMSHHLTMWLILCWVVFHIYYQVWRTIFWKEADIAIVIGGSKFVKDNSPKA from the coding sequence ATGAAACAACAGGGGTATACACAAGTCAAACGTATGACTCCGATCATGCGGATCATGCATTGGGTAAATGTGATTTGTTTGGTTGGATCGATTGCTACAGGACTTTATATCGGACACCCGTATTATCAGACATTAATTGCTGATGGTGCCGTTGATAAATACGTCATGGCGTGGAATCGCTATGGCCATTTTATCATTGCGATCATTTTTGATGTGACATCGGTCGCTATCGCCTATCTTTACTTTTTCAGTCGTTTTGAAAAAGCGTATAAGAAGGTGATTCCAAATGCGAAAAATATTTTGGAATTCAAAAATGTTTTAATTAATTTAATAACCTTAAACCGTAAAAATGAGTTCAATTCAGCTCATGCGGACAGTTTCAATACGGTCTATTTTACGGTTTTCCATTTGCTGTTGATTTGGATGCTTCTCACGGGGCTTCAACTCTATGTGCATGGATTAGGATCAGGGACAAGTTCAATCGGTGCATGGTGGCCGTGGATATTGCATGCATCAACGGATTGGACATTGTACGTAACTGGCGGAAGCAAAATGGATGTTCGTATGTCACATCATTTGACCATGTGGTTGATCCTTTGCTGGGTAGTGTTTCATATCTACTATCAAGTTTGGAGAACGATTTTCTGGAAAGAGGCGGATATTGCTATCGTTATCGGCGGATCGAAGTTTGTTAAAGACAACTCTCCAAAAGCGTAA
- a CDS encoding nickel-dependent hydrogenase large subunit — MSKHIVVDPITRIEGHLRIEAVIDDNNTIVDAYSASTMFRGIETILQGRDPRDCGLLAMRICGVCTGTHYQRSIEAVEDAFNITIPKNARLVRNLIQGALYVHDHVVHFYHLHALDFVDVVSALSADPVKTAAEARKWASVAGESPFIDGESEFKAIQDRVAKFVKQGRLGIFGNGYWGNPHYKLTPEQNLIGVAHYLQALDVQRDLAKMQAIFGGKNPHPQSIVVGGVTCVQDIQNPARIALFKSLLLEGRRFVKQAYLPDVYMAGTMYAGEATDSKATFSELVGGKGVGGTGGGLLNYMSYGDFRLDDTGFYNSALLFPKGVVMGGDISKVLPLDEAKIMEDVTHAWYKGDKPLHPYEGQTIPEYTGLDKRADGIAYLKTKEKYSWIKSPIYNDARVEVGPLARMVIGVAAKDKRITQYVTNFLTRGNLPVSVLFSTVGRTAARAIETELMADVMVEWVDELAKNAASGELKTWTDFDFDEVSVSAKGRGMAEAPRGALGHWVSVEDGKVINYQAIVPSTWNAAPRDYKNRMGAYEASLIGTKVANPEQPLEIIRTIHSFDPCIACAVHVVDTKGKELAVYKVDTSCSI, encoded by the coding sequence ATGAGTAAGCATATTGTAGTTGACCCTATTACCCGTATTGAAGGACATTTGCGTATTGAAGCGGTCATTGATGATAATAACACGATTGTAGATGCGTACAGCGCTTCGACGATGTTCCGTGGTATTGAGACGATTTTACAAGGACGCGATCCTCGTGACTGCGGACTTTTAGCAATGCGTATTTGCGGTGTTTGTACCGGAACTCACTATCAACGCTCTATTGAAGCGGTAGAAGATGCGTTTAACATCACTATCCCTAAAAATGCTCGTCTGGTTCGTAACTTGATTCAAGGTGCGCTCTATGTGCATGACCATGTGGTTCATTTCTATCATTTGCATGCACTTGATTTCGTTGACGTTGTTTCCGCATTGTCAGCCGATCCGGTTAAAACAGCGGCAGAAGCACGCAAATGGGCAAGTGTTGCGGGTGAGTCCCCGTTTATCGACGGTGAGAGCGAATTTAAAGCGATTCAAGATCGTGTGGCAAAATTTGTCAAACAAGGGCGTCTCGGAATTTTCGGAAACGGTTACTGGGGCAATCCGCACTATAAATTGACTCCTGAACAAAATCTTATCGGTGTTGCCCACTACCTTCAAGCGTTGGATGTACAACGTGATTTGGCAAAAATGCAGGCGATTTTCGGCGGTAAGAATCCGCATCCGCAATCGATTGTTGTCGGTGGGGTAACGTGTGTTCAAGATATTCAAAATCCTGCGCGTATTGCATTGTTCAAATCATTGCTGCTCGAAGGGCGCAGATTTGTTAAACAAGCGTATTTGCCGGATGTTTACATGGCGGGAACCATGTATGCGGGTGAAGCAACCGATTCAAAAGCGACCTTTAGCGAACTAGTCGGGGGCAAAGGGGTCGGTGGAACCGGCGGTGGATTGCTTAACTATATGAGTTACGGTGACTTCCGTCTCGATGATACCGGTTTTTACAACTCTGCGCTCCTTTTCCCTAAAGGGGTTGTCATGGGTGGCGATATCTCTAAAGTCCTTCCTTTGGATGAAGCAAAAATCATGGAAGACGTGACCCACGCATGGTACAAAGGGGACAAACCTCTTCATCCGTATGAAGGGCAAACAATCCCTGAATACACCGGTTTGGACAAACGTGCAGACGGTATCGCGTATTTGAAAACCAAAGAGAAATACAGCTGGATTAAATCACCGATTTACAATGATGCTCGTGTCGAAGTAGGGCCGTTGGCACGTATGGTGATCGGGGTTGCGGCAAAAGATAAGCGTATTACCCAATACGTCACCAATTTCCTAACACGTGGAAATCTACCGGTTTCAGTACTCTTTAGTACCGTCGGACGTACGGCGGCACGTGCTATCGAAACCGAGTTGATGGCAGATGTAATGGTTGAGTGGGTTGACGAACTTGCAAAAAATGCAGCTTCAGGCGAACTCAAAACATGGACTGATTTTGATTTTGATGAAGTGAGTGTGAGTGCAAAAGGACGCGGTATGGCGGAAGCTCCGCGTGGAGCCCTCGGACACTGGGTAAGCGTCGAGGATGGAAAAGTTATTAATTATCAAGCGATTGTCCCTTCAACATGGAATGCGGCTCCGCGTGATTATAAAAATCGTATGGGGGCCTATGAAGCGAGTTTGATCGGAACGAAAGTAGCCAATCCTGAGCAACCGTTGGAAATTATCCGTACTATTCACAGTTTTGACCCTTGTATCGCATGTGCGGTTCACGTCGTCGATACCAAAGGTAAAGAGCTTGCTGTTTACAAAGTAGATACTTCTTGCAGTATCTAA